In Janthinobacterium rivuli, a single genomic region encodes these proteins:
- a CDS encoding ammonium transporter: protein MHKNITKLLAGIACLCAFGVATPSFADAPAKTEAATTTAVAAPAVTPVPDAAPAAAAPAPAAAAPAAAPVANKGDTSFMMISTLLVILMTIPGLALFYGGLVRSKNMLSVLMQVFMVFALVIVLWCIYGYSIAFTEKTAFFGGFDRLFLNGIWDPAKGTFAAAATFSKGVVIPEFVFVAFQGTFAAITCALIVGAFAERAKFSAVLAFVVLWFTFAYLPAAHMVWFWTGPDLITNAATSASEALKAGWIWQKGALDFAGGTVVHINAAVAGLAGAIMIGKRVGYGRESMAPHSLTMTMIGASLLWVGWFGFNAGSSLEAGDVAALAFVNTLLATAAATLSWVFGEWISKGKPSMLGGASGAVAGLVAITPAAGFVGPMGGLVIGLLAGVVCLWGVNGLKRLIGADDSLDVFGVHGVGGILGALLTGVFAAPQLGGQGVFDYVTNKMSADPYSIGHQVWVQAQAVGTTILWSAVVSVIAYKLVDIVIGLRVPEEEEREGLDITSHGEQAYHG, encoded by the coding sequence ATGCATAAAAATATAACAAAATTGCTAGCCGGGATAGCCTGTCTGTGTGCGTTTGGCGTTGCCACGCCGAGCTTTGCCGATGCGCCCGCCAAGACGGAGGCGGCCACGACTACGGCCGTCGCGGCCCCTGCCGTCACGCCGGTGCCTGATGCAGCGCCTGCCGCCGCCGCGCCGGCTCCGGCCGCTGCCGCGCCAGCCGCCGCGCCCGTCGCCAACAAGGGCGACACCAGTTTCATGATGATCAGCACCTTGCTGGTGATCTTGATGACCATCCCCGGCCTGGCCCTGTTCTACGGCGGCCTGGTGCGCTCGAAAAACATGCTGTCGGTGCTGATGCAAGTGTTCATGGTGTTCGCGCTGGTCATCGTGCTGTGGTGTATTTACGGCTACTCGATCGCCTTCACGGAAAAAACCGCCTTCTTCGGTGGCTTCGACCGCCTGTTCCTGAACGGCATCTGGGATCCGGCCAAGGGCACGTTTGCCGCCGCCGCCACCTTCAGCAAGGGCGTCGTCATTCCCGAGTTCGTCTTCGTTGCTTTCCAGGGCACGTTTGCCGCCATCACCTGCGCACTGATCGTCGGCGCCTTTGCCGAGCGCGCCAAGTTTTCCGCCGTGCTGGCCTTCGTCGTGCTGTGGTTCACGTTCGCCTACCTGCCAGCGGCCCATATGGTGTGGTTCTGGACCGGTCCTGACCTGATCACCAACGCCGCCACCTCGGCCAGCGAAGCCCTGAAGGCTGGCTGGATCTGGCAAAAAGGCGCGCTGGACTTCGCCGGCGGCACCGTGGTGCACATCAACGCCGCTGTTGCCGGCCTGGCGGGCGCCATCATGATCGGCAAACGCGTCGGCTACGGCCGCGAATCGATGGCGCCGCACTCGCTGACGATGACCATGATAGGCGCATCGCTGCTGTGGGTGGGCTGGTTCGGCTTCAATGCCGGTTCCTCGCTGGAAGCGGGCGACGTGGCTGCCCTGGCCTTCGTCAACACCTTGCTGGCCACTGCCGCCGCCACCCTGTCGTGGGTGTTTGGCGAATGGATCAGCAAAGGCAAGCCTTCCATGCTCGGTGGCGCATCGGGCGCCGTGGCCGGCCTGGTGGCGATCACCCCGGCGGCCGGCTTTGTCGGCCCGATGGGCGGCCTGGTCATCGGCTTGCTGGCCGGTGTCGTCTGCCTGTGGGGCGTGAATGGCCTGAAACGCCTGATCGGCGCCGACGATTCGCTCGACGTGTTCGGCGTGCATGGCGTGGGCGGCATCCTCGGCGCCCTGCTGACGGGTGTGTTTGCTGCGCCACAACTGGGCGGCCAGGGCGTTTTCGACTACGTCACCAACAAGATGTCGGCCGATCCGTACTCGATCGGCCACCAGGTGTGGGTGCAGGCGCAAGCGGTCGGCACCACCATCCTCTGGTCGGCCGTGGTCTCCGTCATCGCCTATAAATTGGTCGACATCGTCATCGGCCTGCGCGTACCGGAAGAAGAAGAGCGCGAAGGCCTCGATATCACGAGCCACGGCGAGCAAGCGTATCATGGTTAA
- the gshA gene encoding glutamate--cysteine ligase, whose protein sequence is MVPHLVTALTGPLLDLEKKILAATPAIERWFRMEWQEHTPPFYCSVDLRNAGYKLAPVDTNLFPGGFHNLATEMLPLSVQAAMAAIDKYCPDARNLLIVPELHNTTPQYLQNVARLMQIFRQTGLHVRFGSWSPEITQPTPLALPDGNMLVIEPLVRLNNGRRLGLKDFDPCTILLNNDLSDGIPDILQNIHEQSLLPPLHAGWALRRKSNHYTAYDEVVKKFGKMIDVDPWMLNPFHAKCSDVNFQEGEGEDALAASVDVLLAKIRKKYKEYGIKEKPFVIVKPDAGTYGTGIMTVRDASEVRDLSRKQREKMSIVKDGQLVTDVIIQEGVPTFESIKDAVAEPVVYMIDRYVVGGFYRVHAERGVDQNLNAPGSQYVPLAFAQQHAVPDLKAKPGTAAPNRFYVYGVVARLALLAASLEMERTDPNPEVY, encoded by the coding sequence ATGGTTCCCCATCTCGTCACGGCCCTGACCGGACCGCTGCTCGACCTCGAAAAAAAGATTCTGGCCGCGACGCCGGCCATTGAGCGCTGGTTTCGCATGGAGTGGCAAGAGCACACGCCGCCCTTCTATTGCTCGGTAGACTTGCGCAACGCCGGCTACAAGCTGGCGCCCGTCGATACCAATCTGTTCCCTGGCGGTTTTCATAATCTGGCCACGGAAATGCTGCCCCTGTCCGTGCAAGCGGCCATGGCCGCCATCGACAAGTATTGCCCGGACGCCCGCAACCTGCTGATCGTGCCGGAATTGCACAACACCACGCCGCAGTATCTGCAAAACGTGGCGCGCCTGATGCAGATCTTCCGCCAGACGGGACTGCACGTGCGCTTCGGCTCGTGGTCGCCCGAGATCACCCAGCCGACACCGTTGGCGTTGCCAGATGGCAACATGCTCGTCATCGAGCCGCTCGTGCGCCTGAACAATGGCCGCCGCCTGGGCTTGAAGGATTTCGACCCGTGCACGATCTTGCTGAATAACGACTTGTCGGACGGCATCCCCGATATCTTGCAAAATATTCATGAGCAAAGCCTGCTGCCGCCCTTGCACGCGGGCTGGGCCTTGCGTCGCAAGAGCAACCACTACACGGCCTACGATGAAGTGGTGAAAAAATTCGGCAAGATGATCGATGTCGATCCGTGGATGCTCAATCCCTTCCACGCCAAGTGCAGCGACGTCAACTTCCAGGAAGGCGAGGGCGAAGATGCGCTGGCCGCCAGCGTCGACGTGCTGCTGGCCAAGATCCGCAAGAAATACAAGGAATACGGCATCAAGGAAAAGCCGTTCGTCATCGTCAAGCCCGATGCGGGCACGTATGGCACCGGCATCATGACGGTGCGCGACGCCAGCGAAGTGCGCGACCTGTCGCGCAAGCAGCGCGAAAAAATGTCCATCGTCAAGGATGGCCAGCTGGTGACCGACGTGATCATCCAGGAAGGCGTGCCGACCTTTGAAAGCATCAAGGATGCCGTGGCCGAGCCCGTCGTCTACATGATCGACCGCTATGTGGTGGGCGGCTTTTACCGCGTGCATGCGGAACGGGGCGTGGACCAGAACCTGAACGCGCCCGGTTCGCAGTACGTGCCGCTGGCGTTTGCCCAGCAGCATGCCGTGCCGGATTTGAAGGCCAAGCCGGGCACTGCCGCGCCGAACCGCTTCTATGTGTACGGCGTGGTGGCGCGCCTGGCTTTGCTGGCCGCGTCGCTGGAAATGGAGCGCACGGACCCGAATCCCGAGGTGTATTGA